The window TTAACtgaaaaatacacattgtaactagTGTATGAGTGGGCCGCAGCACGCAGTGCAAACCTGGACATGTGTGCTTAAAgcagcagaccaagcaatatcctacgtgtgtgcgcacacacacacacacacacaaatattactgtgtgctcatctgcatgtcttagacaggtttgcagccctgcctttcaccagtatcacccagcatacagtgcttccactgcagcaagggattctgggaagtgacatgcaaatgagcacacagtgccaccttttgcttcaaaaccataataGATATTTTACTTTGagaaaaacaactctgaatgacattttaatgtaacaagcattttttgtgcttctatagcaaccatttacaaagtcacacccccttcctcttctgaaacagtcactgacacaccatttttgagccctgccctctctagcaatgcaccaattgaatctagtgactgcctggtcacatgatcttccccacagaactttgcatctttggtcctcttctgctgcactgacggccatttagtgagcccccgagccgaatccttgaccaatcacaggagaacggatcaatcggcaacttagccaattacttattgtgtggattgtattgaggcACAtattaaaaaggggggggggggggggagagaaatgggacTGTCAGctttaactgctgctttaaaggtgagTAGTATATAGCATGTTCTGTACAGAGCATTGTATACATAATGCCTTTAGTGTGTGTGTAATCATACAGGGGGTTCAGAGCAGCAGATAGGGCAACTATTCTGTCTAACCTCCCTGGTGAATGTAACATGGCTCCTGAATCCCTCTGCACTCAGATCTCCAACATATGGAGGTTAGAAAGCAGCAGACTGACCCTGCCTCCATCTGAATGCTACGTTGTATAAGGATATTCAGTATCTCCATGCTACCTTGTTACCACTTGCAGAAGCAGCAGTACAACAGAAtaaggcctcaattataccagaaacTGCAGCGCGagccggtgacgtcagcggagcgGCGCTACACGTGCACATGCAGAAGCGATTGGtagcgctactgcagggagacctggccagatcaatcaaataaTATATAATGCACTACGATTGGCCGTGCAAGTCACGTGATGCGCCGTCGcctgtgaaaaacaaaatctcaAATCTCTTCATGAGACAGAAGCTTTGCAGCACGTCGCGGCGCAACCAACGCGATTGGTATGTGCGctttcattgcattttattgtgttGTTTTGAAGCTGCGcgatttttggtataatcacggcctaacacAACCCCCGACACAGCTGTAATCTGCACACTAAATGCATTAATGTTTCAGGATCGACTGCAGGAGTGGGCACACGTCAGGTGAAGGCTCTAGTTAAACAGACcttagatcaggggagcgcaaacgtttACTGCTGCGCCCCCATCTGCCTGCTCCGGAGCACGCACCCCCCTCCTACCTGgtagctgcgtcaaatgacgctccggggtcacgtgacgtttgttgtagaggcctcacgcgatcccccggcaaaCCTGGAGGGGACGCCccaccactttgcgcaccgctgccttagattACTGGGACTGAATACAAACCGCGTCCGTGTCCTGATTCCAGCTGCCCTACAGTTCTGTCCCACACTCACCGCTTCCTCGCAGGGGTCTCCGCTCTGGTTTGGGCTTTGGGGCGGGTGATGCGgaggtgctgggagaggggcTCTGTGGCTGAGGAAAGGACACAGACAATGTATATATAGACGATCAGTGGCGCTGTCGGCCAGTGCTGCACAAGGTGATGCCTGACTACTTCTGTGTTCCAAGGTCAATTCTGCGACATGCACACACCCCAGTGATttgggaataataataataatatccaaGTTGTCattccaccccagaggtggctgcatgaacaatgtaactatgtatttgtaaccatatattatttgtcatcataactgtgcccaggacataccggtaacgctcagtgtattacttccaggtaacacgttataaataaatgaatatatacatGTCATGGCCTAATGATGCAGGATCCCCCTGTTTGTATCTGGTGGAATGTAGGCATGGCAGGAATCGCCCTCACCTGACTCAGACGGGACGACACTTTGTAACTCTTCCCTTCCTTCATACTCTCCCAGCTCTCAATCTTATTCCGCCTTTTCTCCTCTTCCAGCTGAGAAAGAAACGAGTCAGACAGATGAGGCTCGGTGACGCCAGCCAGAGACGGACACGCGGGCCCTTATTCACTAGAGTGCTAagctttagtgcaggggtgggcaactccagtggcCATTGAGGGCTGGAGTAGGCCACCCCTGCGCTAAAACTTCACATCCTTTAGTGAATAATGGCCTAGGGGCCAAATggaactaaccccccccccctccatatgtCTTGTCCATGGCAGAGATCACTGATTCTTTGTTGACTCCCAGCCAATATATCAAGAGACGCACCAACCTGCCCACACAGTGACTGTGCTGCTACTCAGGTTCATGTGGTGGTAAGAGGTGAACCTTGCATGCCCTCTCCTGTCCCAATGGCCAGAATGAGAACTTCTTTATTTGCCACTTTGCACTGATCATTGGTTtccaaaagggggaaaaaaacaccttCTGGATATTGGAAAACATTGGTCCATCCTCCCATGAAACGCGCCATCACCGCGCCCCCCGTATCCCGGATACAATCCTTCCTGCGGTCCTTGTGCATCGGCGGACATACTACGAGGGGCAGCATATTCAATGTTTCACTCCCGTGTATGCTGAAACCTGTTGTAACGGTGACCAGCCTCTGTATCAGCACCCTCCGTGCATGCCATCGCACGGGCATACAGCGAGTACGTACATCACGGCGACGCTGCGCCCAGTCACGTATGATGTATTATGTCTGGCACACACCAGGGCTGTATATTCCCATTGCTCCGGCTTGTCCAGAGCGGGGAGGAAGCAGCCAGGACTCGGCTGCCAAAATGTGTTTTAGGCGGACGTGCCAGGTTTCTGCACGACCAACATGACTAGTGCTATGCCGGACCCTCCCAGCCCCTCACCCGCAAGGCATCTGCTCTGTTACCAGGGGCAGTGCATGGCACACACCGTCCTTCAGCAAACACTGGCTGTGTGTTAAAGCCCAAAATGCATTCGAACCTTGGTCTAGGAAGACATGGGCAGTGCGCCCAAGAGGCATTCCCCTAACCTTACCGCAAAAGCGTCAAGTCCTTACCCTACCCAGTTAAGCCCTTATCCTAACCCCTAATGCAAACGCTAATCTTCACCCCAAAAACATTAAACCCTTACCGTAAAATCCATCGCCTTAAACTCTCGCCCTAAAAAGCGAAACCTTAACCCCATCAccccaaaaataataaatacataaatcGGAGCCCTTACTCTAAAACCATAATCTTAAATCAGCCGTACCCTAAAATGCTTAACCCATCCTGAAACCCCTAACGTTAGCCCCTTAATAACTTACCTCAGAGGCAAGGTGTCCAATTCCTTTCAAACTATTATTTACTTTGCAACCTTACATTTTGGGGATCGGGGCAAGGATTTATTAAATCATCggcgatagtgccgatcggggcataCCACATGGCTTTGAACATCAGGCATTTGTGACACAGTCGCACTTTATTACACAACCCCCTAATGATGGTCATTATCCTAATTTGTCCTGATGCAGATCAGCCCAACGCCTACCACGAGAGAGAGTGTCGGATTTGAGGGGTCAGGAAAAGAAGCGTTGGAATGTGACCATTACCTACCGCACAGGTGGGTCACAGCTCGCCGTGCCTACACCTCCGGGAATCACTGCAGCGCGTCACATGATGGGTCCCCATCACTGCTTAGTTAAGGCCATGTAATGTTTGCAGTGAagaggataatacaggggggggTCAACAGATCTCcacttctgcacaggtggctccatcagaggctcagtcaaagacagcctctgatggagccacctgtgctgaagcagggatatccagaaagcctgacctgttgatggccctcgaggactggagttggccacccctgggctaAAAGGAAGTCAAGGAGGAGAATGTCCCTTAACCCTTCGCCACGCGTTGCTGACCCCTCTGGCAACATAGGGTTTAAACAGACAGAAAGGCGAGCAGTTTGCAGGTTACTCCTGCAGCGGTGAGCCAATCATGGGAAGGAGAGCAGAACCAGCGCCATTACCTGCTTCTGCTTTTCTTTGTATCTTTCTGCTTGGGAGTTGAGCTCCTCCTGCATCCTCAGCCGGGCGGCAGCCACAGCTTCCTGCCGCTTGACCACATCAGAGGGGTCTGTGGACACAGGGATAACAATGGTCAGGAAGTTGGGCCCTTGGGACACATGCAGAAGCGGGAGGGAAGTAACAGCTGGAGAGAACATTAGCGGAATAAAAATAGTAGTGGATGCAGAGAGAAGTCTTCCAGCAGAGAGGGTGTATATTATACAGTGAAGGGATTATACAATTGTCAGATTAAGTCTGCAGACTCATAGCAGTAACGTTGCTTTATACGCAACCGGATGCAGTGAGTGTCAGAGTGTTTCTCTAATAGAAACCAGGGGGACCACACAACCCCTTTTCCATTCAGGTCTCCGTGAGtcagacaaaaaaaaatatttcagtgGTTTTCCTGGAGAATGGAAAGAGGGATAGGACAGGAGACATACGTCgtgggggagacgggagaggacATTATTGCTGCACTATACAAGGTGTGAATACACTGGGTGCCACCTTTATGGCGTGCAGGGGTGCTCAAGACAAAAGCAAAACGCCAAACCTGCCACAACTCTGCGTGGATCTGTGCGGCTCCACGTGACATTCTCCGTCAGCTTCTGTATCACCAGATACACCACGATGCAGCCAAACAGGATGTACCATCCGTAACTGGAGAAAGCAGAGCCCACTGGGGAGGAAGAGGCAcggacatcagggacacatacccccTCACAATACAGACACATAACCCTCCTAATGCAGTCatctcatgggggggggggggggagggggagggcacgcCCCTCTCGCCCCCTCCTAAAACACAGGAGCACGCCCCTCTCAACACCCCTCCTAAAACACAGGGGCACGCCCCTCaacacccctcctaatacacgggGCACGCCCCTCtcgccccctcctaatacacaggggcacacacctgtcgccccctcctaatacacgggGCTCTCAACACCCCTCCTAAAACACGGGCACGCCCCTCTCAACACCCCTTCTAATACACGGGGCACGCCCCTCtcgccccctcctaatacacaggggcacacacctgtcgccccctcctaatacacgggGCACGCCCCTCtcgccccctcctaatacacagggacacttaccactcaccccctcctaatacacagggccacgtccctctcaccccctcctaatacacaggggcaCGCACCACTCACCCCTTCCTAATATACAGGGACACGTACCCCCCCCACTCCGTATCAGACTCTCACCTGTTTGCTGCAGGTACTCCCCCCACTCCGGCTCCAGGCCGGGTTTCCcgggtctccccccgtctcccagCTCCATGCTGACGGTGCAAGTCCAGGATGTGTTTCTCTATTTACCCcgcgccagccaatcacagcCCGAGGTGACGTGTCTAATGCATGCGTCACATGGGGCGTGGAACGAAAGTGACCAATTAGCAGCCTTCGCCCTCCTGCGTTCCAAGCCTCGTGCTGGACCCGAGGAGCCCCGAGTTGATTGGTTGATACAATGTAGACGTCCAGTGACTGCGGATACATTGTATCAATGTGACAGACTGGGCTGCGTGTGAGGGAAGGCACAGGGACTGTGTGAGGGACTGGAGCCGAGTGTGAGGACAGGGgctgagtgtgaggaggaggcaggggctgagtgtgagggggaggacaggggctgagtgtgagggagaggacaggggctgagtgtgagggagaggacCGGAGCTGAGGGAGAGGTCGGGgctgagtgtgagagaggagacAAAGGAGCTGAATGTGAGGGACTGGAGCTGAGTGCGAGGGAGGGGACAGGGGCTGAGTGCGAGGGAGGGGACAGGGGCTGAGTGCGAGGGAGGGGACAggggctgagtgtgagggaggggagaggggctgagtgtgaggaaggagaCGAACTgtgagggaggggacaggggctgagtgtgagggaggggaaaggggctgagtgtgaggaaggagaCGAACTgtgagggaggggacaggggctgagtgtgagggaggagacaggggctgagtgtgagggagggacaggggctgagtgtgagggaggggaaaggggctgagtgtgagggaggagacGGACTGAGTGCGAGGGAGGGGACAGGGGCTGAGTGCAAGGGAGGGGACAggggctgagtgtgagggaggggaaaggggctgagtgtgaggaaggagaCGAACTgtgagggaggggacaggggctgagtgtgagggaggggacaggggctgagtgtgagggaggggaaaggggctgagtgtgagggaggggacaggggcTGAGTGCGAGTGTGAAGGAGCAGACAggggctgagtgtgagggagcagaTAGGGgctgagtgggagggaggggacaggggcTGAGTGGGAGGGAGGGCTGAGTGCGATATAATATACATTATAGTCTAAACCAGAGGGCATTATTTAAATGCTGCTTTCTGATTGGTCACATTTCCGGGCACTAATAACCAGTAATACCAGTCATTTTTGGCACAGggcaaagctttaaaaaaaatactactcAATATCCGGCTCAAACAGCGTAGCACCCGAGGCGGGTGGGAGGTGGGTCCGACGGTTGTTTTGTTGAGGAGAGTATTGAGACTGGGCTGGGGAACGGCGTAAGCGGCGGGTGGCACTGACGAGCATACTATTGGTAGAGGTGGGTTCCGGGACGTGCAATTggtagacagggagggggggctatTACTAGAAAGTAAAAAAATTCCCTCGGGACAAATCGGCTTCGACCCTGGGCATTACTTGCCTGGTAATACCATGTGCCGAGGAGATCTAACACGGTCCAAACGTCTCATGGATTGAATTGGGCGGTTCTGGGAATATTTTaactgttttggtgttttaatcctTCTGTACAGTACTCCTAGTGTGAGCAAGCTTGGGGTAACAAGTGCAAGTACTTTTTATTCAACCGCTACTTAACTAGATTTTTCTATATACTGCACTTTATAAAAGTTACATATAGGAAAATAATCCTTCCAAtcccatgtatgtgtatatctgtaATAAAATGAGACCCTTTTATGTGGAGGCTTGTGGCTGTGCTTCCTAGCATCACACTTACATCACTGCTTCCACATCCAGCATGCCCAAGCTAAACCCTCACTAATTGGCTATGATGTCACAGTTCAATGTGATGTCACTTGCAAGTATAAATGCCATGGAAACAGGTGAGCAGTCACGGCCAGTCCTTCGGAGGAGCATTAAGTGCTCCTATCCCTCTTCCTTCACATGAGCCAagtgagccctgctctgattggctactgagacaTCTCACGCTTTTGATTGGGCTGTAGAGTTCTATGAATGAAACCGAGAGGTTTCTCAAATTGAATCTCAAATTGAGATTCTCCCAAGTTTTAAGATTCTAAGTTTCCAGCAAGAAAGGGCTGTTTCAACTAAAGCTGCCTGGAATTTTCtatcctgtttttgcaactggtATCAGGGGAAAATACTTAAaagattccctgcacctaggaaagttagGTTGTTATCCCAGGTCCCAATtaagtgtgtcattgtgtgtttgcctatttgaagggaataaactacaatttattttattatcttgttttgctcaatgtatgatccggaTATAAAAAAGGTGTAACtggcctggtctcccgttacATGTGCAATTTAACGACTGGACATTTTCTAAAACCATCCCGACTTAAAAAGCAACAAGTTCAaactaaatagaaaaaaaaaaaaagtaacttttATTGGACTTTATACAGTAAAACATTTACATTGGCAAACGCAAAACAGAGCATCTTGTAATGAGAACCAGCACGGATACAAGGAGTAACTGAAGCTCAGTGATAACTATATCCACAGCTCAGGACCCGTTGGTAACAATATCTTCTTCCATGTCTTCTTCAGTTTCCTCGGCCGTCCCTGGAATGGACACAGCTTTTGAAGATTAGATAGTGAAGAAGAATGAAAAATCCACATTTAAAACGTACACGCTGCGTGTACCTTACTACAGGCAATGGGCACGATGTGAGAGCAACTCTGCGCGCAGCGGCTTCCTCGTACCCGCACTCATCTGGTGCACAACGTCTAATGTATCAAACCTTAAAGCAGGGTGTGCAacgccaatcctcaagggccaccagcaggacaggttttcaggatatccccgcttcagcaggtAGCTCaggcaaagactgagccacctgtgctgaagccgagactgattgagccacctgtgctgaagcaggaatagcctgaaaacctgtcctgttggtggcccgtgaggagtggagttgcccacccctgccttaaagtGTGCACCTGTTGCAGAGCAAAGTTGTGCCTGTTGTACATCTGTGTGCGACAAAGGTAAAAGGATCCCCCAGTAACCCAATACACTAGCCGGCTTTGCTCTGACCCATTTATGTTCCCACTAAaccaagctctttggggcagggactccatttGTCAtagatcaaaaaaaaaaaaaaaagaagaagtgcTGGTGTGGCAATGAAGGCGCAGGCAGCCACAGGGGACGAGGCAGTGGTTCACCGGTAAGTATAGTCTTGGGCAGCCAGTTCTGGTTGTCAACAGCAGCGTAGCTGAGCTTGGCAGCCACAAAAGCAGATAACCATCAGCAGGACTGGTGCTCCAAACACTCCGGAGGTCAGGCATGTCCTCTACAGGTCACCCGGACTTCAGCGGTCACGGAGGGACATACATGGAGGTTTTAGATCTGCCGTAGGAAACAGCAGCATTAGACAGCTTACCTGACACACGGTCTTTGCCGGGAATCTGACCTGACTGCAGCAATCCTTTGAGCCTTTCTACTTCTGCCAGTGTGGTAGCGTTGGCAATGGCGTTCTGCAAGACATGGTGCATGGTTAGCGGAAACAACCCCAGAGGCATGTGGgtaacaaacagaaaaaaaaaacctgctagaGTGCGCACAGAGAACCGTTTTACCATCGCTGCAGCAGTGAGCAGCAGAATCTACGAGTTACAATGGGATTACTGTCACCCTGTGTGCAGCCTGTGGACACGTGCGTGATTACAGACTAATGCAGAGATTTGAGCCCTCCTCACCGTGACGGGCAGTTTTACCCACGCACCCGGTTAGGGCGCTACAAATAAAACAGTTACAGCAGATTCTCTCACACCAGACGTGTGCGCTAAGTGAACCTTTCCAACTTGACCTACATAAACACACACTATGcacccctgatacacacacaaactgcaaccCCTAATAAATGGTGGCAGAGATATCCAATATTTTACCTTGATGGCTTCAACATCACCTGGGGAGGGACCTAATCGCTTCCTTTCTGTTGGTAAACCGGCACCCGGAGTGAATCTGAAGCAGAAAGGCCCTGCATTAAAAGTGAGTCCTAAGCATCCTCTATCTGCTTCTCTCATCTTTCAAAGGTGAAACCATGAAAGTGATTTAAAACCAGTGTAGTATCATATCTTTGTCAACAACTGATACAATAAAGAAATCTCCCCTCCAGAAGCACCTTGTTTTAAGTGGTTTTATATCCAGGAAAGTCTTTAAAACTGAGGGTACATCTAAAAAACAACCAGCTGTAATATTTGAAATACATGCAACAGGAACATAGTGTTACAACTGCTGCTCTGAAATGGTGTTTCCAAATCTTGTGCAGTTTGAAGTCCTTACAGCGGACCTGATATTCAAGGTTCTGAATATTCATGGTGGTTTCAGGCCCACATTCAACAATGTGTCACTAATGACAAGATGTAATGAATATATAAAACCTCTGCGTAACAAGGGAAGACGCTGTTCCTGCATAATGGAAGtatatttaaaacaaatatatatattttagacgTTAGCCATATCTAGGGGCatttcccccaccccacccccatcaGCTAGCTCTGATACCAGATCTGTTataccagaggtggccaactccaacccagtcaggttttcaggatagccctgcttcagcacaggctttTGCTAGACTGTACCGCCATTTAATAGCAGGTTTGAATTGGTTTTACTGGCGGCCGAGTTACTCCGTACGAGGTGCTTGTGAAGGGGAGTTCCAGTTTTCAGATGGGAATTCGTATCTTACGTTTTTGATCTCTTGGCAATATCCTTTGCAAGCTGTGCACCCCGCTTGCCCTTGAACATTCTCGCTGCCTCCTCTCGCTCCTGAAGCGATACCACACACACATCGTTAAATTAAAACCAGCAAAAGCAATTGGAAAATGGCGTCTTCATTTACAAACGAGGAA is drawn from Ascaphus truei isolate aAscTru1 chromosome 18, aAscTru1.hap1, whole genome shotgun sequence and contains these coding sequences:
- the SELENOS gene encoding selenoprotein S isoform X2, whose amino-acid sequence is MELGDGGRPGKPGLEPEWGEYLQQTVGSAFSSYGWYILFGCIVVYLVIQKLTENVTWSRTDPRRVVADPSDVVKRQEAVAAARLRMQEELNSQAERYKEKQKQLEEEKRRNKIESWESMKEGKSYKVSSRLSQPQSPSPSTSASPAPKPKPERRPLRGSGECGTEL
- the SELENOS gene encoding selenoprotein S isoform X1; amino-acid sequence: MELGDGGRPGKPGLEPEWGEYLQQTVGSAFSSYGWYILFGCIVVYLVIQKLTENVTWSRTDPRRVVADPSDVVKRQEAVAAARLRMQEELNSQAERYKEKQKQLEEEKRRNKIESWESMKEGKSYKVSSRLSQPQSPSPSTSASPAPKPKPERRPLRGSGYNALTGDGGGTCAWRPGQRGPSSGG